The Mycoplasmopsis columbinasalis genomic interval CAGCAACGAACAAAATTTCGTTTGGATGAGCAATGCTGCGCAAGTCTTTCAATTCTTGCATCAATTTTTCATCAATTGATAAACGACCAGCAGTATCGATAATTACTAAATCATTTTTGTTTTGTTCAGCAAAAAGCAGAGCTTCTTTAACAATATTTTGTGGCGTGTCACTTGTTCCTTTTTCAAAATAATCTATTTGAATACCTTTTGCTAAAGTCACAAGTTGTTGAACAGCAGCAGGACGATAAACGTCACCAGCTACAACTAAAGGTTTTTTAATAAAATTCTTTTTTCTCAAGTAGAAAGCGAGTTTAGCAACAGCTGTGGTTTTTCCAGAGCCTTGTAAACCGGCCATCAAAATAACATATGGAAATTTAGTAATTTTGATTTCTTGAACTTGCCCCCCGAGAACATTTTTTAATTCTTCGTGAACAATCTTAATCATTTGCTGTGAAGCATTAAGCGAACCCACTAATCTTGATTCAAGTGCTTTTTGTTTGATGTTGCTCACAAAGTCTTTCACAACTTGTAAATTAACGTCAGCTTCTAACAAAGCTAATTTGATGTCACGGGTTGTTTCAAGAATGTCAGATTCTTGCACAATGGTTTTCTTTTCCATTTTGGCAAGAGATTTTTGAATTCTGTTTTCGAGAAAATTAAGCATTACAACCCCTTTCTACAGATTTAATTATTAAAAAATAAAAAAACAAAAACTGTTTCGTCGAATTAGTTCTTGTTAAGTTAATTATTTTTGGATAGTTTCTAATTCTTTTTCGATCAGGTCTTTGAGAATTGTAAGTTCTTCAAGTGTTAAAGTGATACCTTTTGAAGCTCTTGAATGGTCTTCGCTTCAATCTCTAATATCATATTTTGGTTGTGAATTATTTCATGAAACAAGGTTCAATTCTTTTTTGTAGCCACCTGCTGTTTCTGAAATTACACCGATTTCCTTGACAATTGTATTGGTAATTTCGTTTCTTCTATTTGTTGCCATATTTCTCCTATGCTAACAATCCTAACTCGCAAAACTTTTATTTGCTTCTTGCAGTATTTATATTTATATTAATATATATATTCATAATTATATAGTAACAAAGGGAAATGGAACAATTTTGATATTTTCAGTAGCTTTACAGACTATTTTTGCACATCTTTTAGTTTTTCGTATAAGCATCTTGCGATCATTGCACCATTATCAGTTGCATATTTAAGATTGGGAATAGTCGCCTTGTCTGAAAGTTTAAGAAATTCTTGTCTAAGCAATGAATTCGCACTAACACCACCAGCTAACATTAATGATTCAAATTCGTACTTTTGTATTGCTTTTTTTACTTTAGAAATTAGATATTCAACAACTAAATGTTGAAAAGAACAAACCAGTGCAACTTCATCTAATTTTTGCCCACGATCAATAGAATTACGATACAAATTAATCACTTGCGATTTTAGTCCACTGAATGAAAAATCTAGTTCGTTTTCAGTTTTAGGTGATGTTAATTTTATAAATTCTCCGCGATATGTCTTGTAAAGCTTGTCAATAGTAGGGCCGCCTGGAAAACCAAGTCCGAGTCTCACACTCACTTTGTCGTAAGCTTCACCTACTGCGTCGTCTTGTGTTTGGCCAATAATTTCAAAACTTGTTGGATTTTTAATGTACATTAATTGAGTGTGTCCGCCTGAAACTAACAAACACAAAGCGGGGTATTTAACTTCTTCTTCATTAATAACAGTTGAATAAAAATGACCTTCCAAATGATCGATTGGATAAATTGGTTTGTTTAAAGCTAAACTCAATGCGTTCGCGAACAAATAACCAATTTGCAAAGTGCCAATTAAACCCGGTTTTTCAGTGTAAGCAATCACGTCAATTTCATTCAAATTCCACTTTTTAATAAGCATTTCTAGAATTACCTGAATATTTTTCACATGCGTGCGAGAAGATAATTCTGGAATGGTGCCACCAAATTCTTTAAAAATATCAATTTGTGAAATTGTAATAAGATCAACAACTTTAGAATTTTCTAAAATTGCAATTGATGTGTCATCGTGACTAGTTTCGATTCCTAAGATTTTCATAAGTTTCCAAATAGTTTTTATTATTCATTTGATTTATTTTGTTGTTTTGTTCTTCTGCGTGAATTTCATCAGCTGTTTTTAATTCAACTGCATTTTCAACCGAAAGTTGAGAATCTTCTGGATTTGCATTTTTTTCGGTTTTGATAAAACTAAAAGCGTTTTGTTGAGATACTTCTGGATTATCCTTTTTCTCTTCAATATAGTCTTGAATGCTTTTTTCAACCGGCGCATTTTTTTCTAGTTCGTGTTGTTGAAAATACAATTCATCAATTTTTGGTTCTTCAAGCAAGTCAAGATATCTAGTTGGATATTTTCTAAAAGTAGAAATAACCCAATACTTAATGTTTTTTTTATTTTTCGATTCTCTTTGTTCGTTGTCGATTGTTCTAGAAGCAATTCAAACTAAGATGCTTGAAACAAAGAAATTTAACATTAGAAGTCCCGCTAAAATTGAAAAAGCTAAAATAAAAATAAGTAAACCAACATCACTTCTGTTTTGTATATCATCCTTTGATAAAGCTATAATCGAGACAACAGCAGCGCCAATACAGATAAAAGTTCCTAGAAAAAATGTTTGCACCCAAGAGTTAAAACGACCCCTAAAAAAGTCCGGGTTAGTTTTTAAAACTTTGAACCAACCATCAGTAATTTGGTTCTTTGTATATTTTTGTTTCGGTTTATTTTGTTGTTTAGTCATAAGTAACTCCTTTTAAGTTTTTAACTCAATTAATAAAGTGAACGTAAATTTTATTAAAGTCTGGTTTGTTGTTAATTTTAAAATTTTTGTTAACTGCCATATTTGCAAACACATTATAAGCAACTGTATCAGTAAATTCTTGACTTAACATTTCTGTTAAATCAACATTGAATTCTTTTTCAATTTTTTCTGGGTAATATTCAGCAAGTGTTTTGAGATATTGGTTAGCCAAAAATCTAAGTGGAAAAATTGTGGTTTCAATAGATCCAACCATAGCAAGTTTGACGGCAGCTTTTTGATCTGTAAGTTTCGGAAGTAAAATGCCAGGAGTATCCATAAAATAAATGTTATCAACCGCTACTCATTTTTTAGCCCGTGTAATTCCAGGCATATTAGCTACTTTTAATGATTGTTTTTGAGAAATCAAATTAATTAAAGAACTTTTGCCAGCATTTGGAACACCAACAACAAAAACTTTGATTTTTGAAATTAAAAAACCTTTTTGTTTATCTCTTTCAACTTTTTCTCTAGTACATTTTTTAATGGCTTTAATAATTTGATCTCTCGAAGATTTTTTTCGCAAATCAAGTCAAAGCACTTGTTCATTTCCGAATCTTTTTTGAATCAAGTTTTTCTTGTTGTCATCCATTAAATCACTTTTTGTAATGACAAAGAGACGAGGTTTTTGAGGAG includes:
- a CDS encoding YdbC family protein codes for the protein MATNRRNEITNTIVKEIGVISETAGGYKKELNLVSWNNSQPKYDIRDWSEDHSRASKGITLTLEELTILKDLIEKELETIQK
- the tsaD gene encoding tRNA (adenosine(37)-N6)-threonylcarbamoyltransferase complex transferase subunit TsaD yields the protein MKILGIETSHDDTSIAILENSKVVDLITISQIDIFKEFGGTIPELSSRTHVKNIQVILEMLIKKWNLNEIDVIAYTEKPGLIGTLQIGYLFANALSLALNKPIYPIDHLEGHFYSTVINEEEVKYPALCLLVSGGHTQLMYIKNPTSFEIIGQTQDDAVGEAYDKVSVRLGLGFPGGPTIDKLYKTYRGEFIKLTSPKTENELDFSFSGLKSQVINLYRNSIDRGQKLDEVALVCSFQHLVVEYLISKVKKAIQKYEFESLMLAGGVSANSLLRQEFLKLSDKATIPNLKYATDNGAMIARCLYEKLKDVQK
- the ylqF gene encoding ribosome biogenesis GTPase YlqF: MNNTEQTLINWYPGHMTKGMREIKENASLADVFIMVLDARCPISSYNEDFDAIAPQKPRLFVITKSDLMDDNKKNLIQKRFGNEQVLWLDLRKKSSRDQIIKAIKKCTREKVERDKQKGFLISKIKVFVVGVPNAGKSSLINLISQKQSLKVANMPGITRAKKWVAVDNIYFMDTPGILLPKLTDQKAAVKLAMVGSIETTIFPLRFLANQYLKTLAEYYPEKIEKEFNVDLTEMLSQEFTDTVAYNVFANMAVNKNFKINNKPDFNKIYVHFINWVKNLKGVTYD